Genomic segment of Geminocystis herdmanii PCC 6308:
CGCCCATGTTCAAAAAGAGCTTTTAATACTCGTTGTATTTGTAAGTCAATATACCGTTGTCCGGGGGAGACACAATGGGTATAAATAGGTAAGGCTAAACCAAAATGGGGGGCTGGGTGATGAGAGTATTTATCAGGTTTGAGGGAATTTAACAAAAGATAGTGTAACACTTTTTCATAGTCTGATTTGCTAAACTCTTGGATGAGATTGTAGTAATCAATGGGGTGTAATTCCTCCTCCGATTCCAGTTGAAAATCGAGTTTTAAGTTTGTCACCAGTTTTAACAAGTCTTCTAACTCATCCCAATCTGGTTTGGCTTGGGTACAATAAATAGCTGGTAACTGTAACTCTGTTAGGTGTTCAGCGACAACTTTGCCCACTAATACCATTAATTCTGTCATCAAGGATAAAACAGGTAAAGTAGCATAGGATGCGATCGCACCGATTCTGCCTTCATCCTTAAAGTAAGAGGTGATTTTATCTAAAGTGATGTCAAAACCGCCTCTTTGTAGCCTTTGAGCTTTAACCAGAGGGCTAATTTCAAAGAATAGATGATTGAGAAATGGTAGTGTATCCGATAATTCGGGCTTAGTAGTACCTGAACCGATCATGGTTTGTACTTCTTTATAGGTTAACAGATGATCGACTCGAATCACCGAAGGAGTGATGTTATATTCTAATACTTGCCCTTTATCATCGAGGGTGAGTAACACAGAAATGGAGAGTCTATCTTCTCCAGTGACTAAAGAGCAACATTTTTGTACTGATTTGGGTAATAAATCAATCACTTTATCCCCTAAGTGAACACTTGTACCTCTTTTTCTTGCCTCTCGATCGAGATGAGTGTCAGACTCAATATAATGAGCGACATCCGCAATGTGAACCCCTAAACGCCAATGATTATCTTCAGTTTTTTCGAGAGTAAGGGCATTTTCAATTAACAAGTCTAATTCCTTAGAGATTTCTTGTTCGATGGTAATGGTTAACAAATCCCGAAAATCTGTACGGTTTTCTAAATCAGCTTCGGTGATATTAGGGGTTAAACTTTGTGCCTGTTGTAAAACTCTCTCCGAAAATTCTTGGGGTAAATCATGCTTAGAAGAAACAATATCCGTATCAGCGGCGGTTTCTGCATCACTACCTAATACTCGAATTACTTTGCCTACAGGGGGATTTTGTCCGATGGGATACCGTAAAACGTTAACATGAACGAGGTGATTAACGGCTTCTTCTAAGGGTTGCCCATTTTGTTTCAGACTTAATTCAAACAAAAGTCGATCGTCGAGGGGTACAGCGCTATAATCCCCTTTATCTTCCACTACCCTCGCCAAAACCGAAGGATTTGCCCTTTCTACAATTAATTTTACCTCACCTTCGGGAGAACGGCGACGAGTACCCTCTTTAATGATTTTAACTAAGACTCGATCGCTATTCCAAGCATTACTAAGATGAGTTTCTCGAATATAAATATCGTCTGCGTCTTCCTCATCTTGAATAGCGAAGCAAAAACCTTTACTCGAACATCGTAATTTTGCTTCTACCACGTCTTCTTCTAACACTCGGCGATATTTGCCAAACTCTTTCGTAACTACCCCAATCCTTTCTAAAACATCGAGAGCAATTTGTAGTTTTTCGAGTTCTTCAGACTCTTCACAACCCAATTTTTTTTCTAACACTTTCCCCGGCACAAGTTTATCGACACTGAGGTGAGAAAGTATTGTAGCGATTGAAAACTCCATTGACTATATCCTTTCATTTATAAATAATAACGTTGGTTTGTTTCTCTAATATTTTTGACTAATATTCTTTCCAGAGAAATTTAAGTCATTAGCCATAGTATTGTTATGTTCAAATTTAAGAGAAACTATCTTGAGAATAAATTTAGTAGTCTTAGACACAAATAAAGATAGATTCAAATTCAGATAATGATGACTTTGAGGGAGAAAAACGAGGTTGTTGCTATGAATAATAATCGTTTTTTTAAGATGGTGTTTCAAAGTCTTGACGGAAGAATATTTACCGATGATCGTGAATTATGCTGATTGATTATCCTTAATGATGATTATAGAGACTGTAATGCAAGGAATGTTTTTTAGTCTTTTTGTGTTTAAAACCATAACTATGCTTTACCTTGATCTACTAATTTTATCCTCAATCTATTAATATATCCTATTTCGATCGATCTGTTTTACTGATTTATTAATTAGGGTTTGCTGAATAACCCAGAAGACTATTAAAATTTAAGGTTTAGACATAATACATTGTAAGTTATTGATTAATGGCTAAAGCCATCACTACAAACTTTTTTGATAAGTAATTTTGTTAACTTGATATAATTATTCGTATCAAAATTTTTGATAACTTTTGTCGTTTAACATTGAGGAGAAGATAATTAATTATGTCCTATTCCTTTGATATTGTGGGAGTCACCCCTGTTTTAGATTTTTTCTATTATCAGCAAAAACTAGAACAAAATCCTAACCGTAGTAAAGCCTATCTTGGTAGTTATCAATGTACTTTAGATAGTTTTATTCAATCTACAGAAATGATCCTCGAAAAACCTGATTGGAATTGGGATCAAGTTGTAGAAACCATTGTAGATTTTTGGCTACATCAGGAAGAAACCATCAACCAATGGAAAAACACTTTTGATAATTCTACTCAAGAAAATTTGATTGTTGCTAGAGTAGCGAATGTTCAATGGTTAAGAAAAGAGTTTAAATCTTTACTGGAAAACAATTAGAGAGGTGTTAGGTATTAGGTATTAGGTTGTATTAAGATATATCTTGACAATCCAAGAAAAAACAATCCCAAACTAAACGAGGTTGTACATAACGCATTAGGGTTTTTTTTACTTTTTCTAAACCTTCAATTAAATTAGTTTTACGGTGTTTATCCCAATATAAATATTGTAAATAATCTGCTAACCAAATTTGAGTTTCTACTTCTAATTCTTTGGTTATTTCTTTTGCTAAATTTAAGCCCTCAATAACATTATTTGGCAATTTAGTCAATCTTGAGAGCAATTCTGAGGGAATTTCCCTAAGTTTTTGCCAGTCGGCGATCGCTTTTCCAGGGCATCCTTGAGACATTTTCATTAATTGAGGATAATCTAAAACTTGAGCGGCATCTTGACGATACAAAACTAATTTTAAATGTTCTTCACTCAAACGAGAAAAGGGGATAATTTGACAACGAGAAACGAGGGTTGACAAAATAGAATCCACACTAGGCGCTATCAAAATAATTGTAGCTTGTCCCGGTTCTTCTAGGGTTTTTAGTAACGCATTTCCTGCGGATTCTGCCATTAATTCCGCTGATTCAATGACTACTACAGATCGATCGCACTTTAAAGGCGGACGGGCTAAAAATTGACTAATTTCCCTAATTTGTTCAATTCTAATTTTCGGAGCAGTTTTTCGTTTTAAGCCTTTTTCTGTGGCTTCTTTAGCGGTTAGAAACGTTCCTTTATCGTTGTAAGTTGGTTCTACCCATAAAAAATCAGGATGATTTCCTTCGTATAACTTTTTACAAGCAGAAGCATAATTTTCTGTGGGAGAAATCATCAACATTTCCGTAAAACACTTCGCCCCAAAGGCTTTACCCACTCCTTGCGCCCCAACAAATAAGTAAGCTGGTGCAATACGATTGATTTCGATCGCCCTTTCCAATAATTCTACTGCAAGGGGTTGTCCAATTAATTTTGCTAATGGTTTCATAAAACTAGGAGTTGCTGAAGAAGTTTTTTAATGAAGATTACAGGGGGAAAAGGAGGAGAAAATACTTAGAAATTAAGGGTTCGATCGCGCAGTGCCGCCTTTGGCGATCGAATATTTTTAAGTATTATATTCTAACCATAACTCTAAATCTTCTAAACAATCAAAATCAAAAAGAGCAAGGGTTAATTCTTCCATTTTTTCTAAAGATAAACTCTGAATTTTACCCGTTAAATCTGGTTCTATTTTTCCTAGATGTTGATTAATAATTTTGATAATTAAGTTTAAGGCTTCTTCTACTTTCCCTTCAATTTTCCCTTCAATTTTCCCCTCAATTTTACCTTGTTTTTTGATCTCTTGGTAAATAACAGAACTGCGCATAATTTCCTCCTTTAATAATGATTGAATGAAGTTTTTATCTAATTTTAATCCTGCTAAAATACTGATGCTCGTCATTAAATCTGATTGTAATTCCTTTTCCTCAATGTCGTTAACTTTTGTGGCAACTTCCTCTAAGATGTTTT
This window contains:
- a CDS encoding ribonuclease R family protein gives rise to the protein MEFSIATILSHLSVDKLVPGKVLEKKLGCEESEELEKLQIALDVLERIGVVTKEFGKYRRVLEEDVVEAKLRCSSKGFCFAIQDEEDADDIYIRETHLSNAWNSDRVLVKIIKEGTRRRSPEGEVKLIVERANPSVLARVVEDKGDYSAVPLDDRLLFELSLKQNGQPLEEAVNHLVHVNVLRYPIGQNPPVGKVIRVLGSDAETAADTDIVSSKHDLPQEFSERVLQQAQSLTPNITEADLENRTDFRDLLTITIEQEISKELDLLIENALTLEKTEDNHWRLGVHIADVAHYIESDTHLDREARKRGTSVHLGDKVIDLLPKSVQKCCSLVTGEDRLSISVLLTLDDKGQVLEYNITPSVIRVDHLLTYKEVQTMIGSGTTKPELSDTLPFLNHLFFEISPLVKAQRLQRGGFDITLDKITSYFKDEGRIGAIASYATLPVLSLMTELMVLVGKVVAEHLTELQLPAIYCTQAKPDWDELEDLLKLVTNLKLDFQLESEEELHPIDYYNLIQEFSKSDYEKVLHYLLLNSLKPDKYSHHPAPHFGLALPIYTHCVSPGQRYIDLQIQRVLKALFEHGRDRRTTRSSQAVELGSNTCHGQINWNILPTAIQAYLETELHSLITHLNEREKIAQDAETDLAGLKKAEKMKDSTGKVFSGLITGVQSYGFFVQIEDTLVEGLVHVSSLKDDWYEYRSRHTCLVGRKNRTAYRLGDTVEVEIKSVDYYRQQIDLVTVRGGSSALDEDFED
- a CDS encoding DNA polymerase III subunit delta' produces the protein MKPLAKLIGQPLAVELLERAIEINRIAPAYLFVGAQGVGKAFGAKCFTEMLMISPTENYASACKKLYEGNHPDFLWVEPTYNDKGTFLTAKEATEKGLKRKTAPKIRIEQIREISQFLARPPLKCDRSVVVIESAELMAESAGNALLKTLEEPGQATIILIAPSVDSILSTLVSRCQIIPFSRLSEEHLKLVLYRQDAAQVLDYPQLMKMSQGCPGKAIADWQKLREIPSELLSRLTKLPNNVIEGLNLAKEITKELEVETQIWLADYLQYLYWDKHRKTNLIEGLEKVKKTLMRYVQPRLVWDCFFLDCQDIS